The following are from one region of the Amedibacterium intestinale genome:
- a CDS encoding Cof-type HAD-IIB family hydrolase, producing MIKGLVLYDYDGTLVDERDEIYEPTVKTKKAISLLQDKGYLCVLATGRALSYIPQEARNLSLDGYVTCNGAYATIHGKEIHKVIFDEAELRKLIEYTMKEDVNFILEGNSFCYVQDMEDREYLHFIENFKIPLDNFVQYKDLKQVKDKISKITLICKDKNHLEEAIKRLENHYQICRHRNCNSFDLGYKQVHKGVGAKAIMDYYHIDYKNTYAFGDGDNDVELLRDVRHGIAMRKHDPKLDAVCCMVTGTVKEEGIYEALKKLEVI from the coding sequence ATGATAAAAGGTCTTGTATTGTATGATTATGATGGTACATTAGTGGATGAAAGAGATGAAATTTATGAACCAACAGTGAAAACAAAAAAAGCCATTTCTTTGTTACAGGATAAAGGCTATCTGTGTGTGTTGGCGACAGGAAGGGCTTTAAGCTATATTCCTCAAGAAGCAAGAAATCTGTCTTTAGATGGATATGTGACATGCAATGGGGCATATGCTACAATTCATGGGAAAGAAATACATAAAGTGATTTTTGATGAAGCAGAATTAAGAAAACTTATTGAATACACTATGAAAGAAGATGTGAATTTTATTCTGGAAGGAAATTCATTTTGTTATGTACAGGATATGGAAGATAGGGAATACTTGCATTTTATAGAAAATTTTAAGATTCCACTAGACAACTTTGTACAATACAAAGATTTAAAACAGGTAAAGGATAAAATTTCTAAGATTACTTTAATATGCAAAGATAAGAATCATTTAGAAGAAGCGATAAAACGACTTGAAAATCACTATCAAATATGTCGTCATCGCAATTGTAATTCTTTTGATCTTGGATATAAGCAAGTACATAAAGGTGTTGGCGCAAAAGCTATCATGGATTATTATCATATTGATTATAAAAATACATATGCATTTGGTGATGGAGATAATGACGTCGAGTTGTTGCGTGATGTAAGACATGGGATTGCCATGCGAAAGCATGATCCAAAACTTGATGCAGTTTGCTGTATGGTTACAGGAACTGTAAAAGAAGAGGGAATATATGAAGCACTAAAGAAATTGGAGGTAATTTAA
- a CDS encoding type I phosphomannose isomerase catalytic subunit, translating into MAMVKLLPAFKDYLWGGTKLKEAYNKKTDLDIVAESWELSTHKDGQSVVDSGEFKGMLFGEYLEKLGKDALGTKGQAFENFPMLIKFIDAKGNLSIQVHPDNEYALRVEKEYGKTEMWYILDAEEGAQLYYGTNKEISKEEFKERIENNTILDVLKSVPVHKGDVFFIKAGTIHAVGAGIVICEIQQNSNSTYRVYDFGRVGKDGKPRELHIDKAIDVSNLKPLESDFKPCGEEQVYEGYRYAMMATCDYFTTYIYDVTSQCDVNVNEESFASFVIVDGEGVIETEDTSLPAKKGDSFFVSAGSGNVKIKGNCRFILSKV; encoded by the coding sequence ATGGCTATGGTAAAACTTCTCCCTGCATTTAAAGATTATTTATGGGGAGGTACAAAATTAAAAGAGGCATACAACAAGAAAACAGATTTGGATATTGTAGCAGAAAGTTGGGAACTCTCTACACATAAAGATGGACAAAGTGTTGTAGATAGTGGAGAATTTAAAGGGATGTTGTTTGGAGAATATCTTGAAAAATTAGGAAAAGATGCTTTGGGTACGAAAGGACAGGCATTTGAAAATTTCCCTATGTTAATCAAATTTATTGATGCAAAAGGAAATTTATCTATTCAGGTACATCCAGATAATGAATACGCTTTGCGTGTAGAAAAAGAATATGGAAAAACAGAAATGTGGTACATCTTGGATGCGGAAGAAGGTGCACAGCTTTACTATGGAACAAATAAGGAAATTTCAAAGGAAGAGTTCAAAGAAAGAATTGAAAATAATACAATTTTAGATGTATTAAAGAGTGTTCCTGTACATAAAGGAGATGTGTTCTTTATAAAAGCTGGTACGATTCATGCAGTTGGAGCAGGAATTGTTATTTGTGAAATTCAGCAAAATTCAAATTCGACTTATCGTGTGTACGATTTTGGACGTGTTGGTAAAGATGGAAAACCTAGAGAATTGCATATTGATAAGGCAATTGATGTATCTAATTTGAAACCATTGGAAAGTGATTTTAAACCTTGTGGTGAAGAACAGGTATATGAAGGATATCGTTATGCAATGATGGCAACTTGTGATTATTTTACAACTTATATTTATGATGTGACTTCACAGTGTGATGTAAATGTAAATGAAGAGAGTTTTGCTTCTTTTGTAATTGTCGATGGAGAAGGTGTTATTGAAACAGAAGATACATCACTTCCTGCAAAAAAAGGAGATAGTTTCTTTGTAAGTGCAGGTAGTGGAAATGTTAAAATAAAAGGAAATTGCCGTTTTATTTTATCAAAAGTATAA